The nucleotide sequence CACTAGTTGGCAGGAAACTTCTTAAAAAGGGTTGTGCAGGTGGAGTCCTTTCTCTCCAGTGCTTGTGCTGGTTTCAGACCTGCATCACCTCTCCTGCCTACTCCTATTCCTCCCCGCCCCCTTGCCCTCAACCACATGGCTTTGTGAGTTCCAAAGCGAGGTGTGTGGGCTCTGCTCATGCTCCACATGTGGTTATGGTGTCAGTCTGGAAGGTCTTTCACAAAGTGCAGCAGGTGATTCTGAGAAGGAAGATGGTGGTCTGAGGCAGTGAGGGCTGACCTTTCAGTctctgtattaattactttctgTATTAACTAATTACTTTTGGGTTGTTGTGACCATAGTATCTGACATAAATGATTTACAGGAAGATAGTTTTGTTTTGCATCACAGTTTCAGTCCACCACGATGGGGAAGGGACAGCAAAATAGCTCTTATCATGGTGGCTATTCATATTGCAGTGACCAGAAGACAGAGTGAGATTGGAACCAGTGATGTGAGGTATAATTTTGTcacagaagagaaagggagagtggctTGACAACAGCGTGGTGTTTATTTGGGGTAAGTACCTGTGGAGGAGGTTCAGGCAGAGGATCCAGAGCCCACCTTCTATTCACAGTCTGGGGTAGTCATAGGGCCCTTAGGAAGGAGGAAGTCCCATGATGGGGTGGAAAGTTTTGCAGCTAACCAATCCCAttagaaggggaagagagaatggctggTGCTGATCCCATTAGTGTTACTTGTTTAGAAAGTAATAAAGCCTCTCTTGGCTCAGGATGAGCATAGCATAGGGGTTAGCATGCTGGACACTCAACAGTCATTGTATTACTTAATCCTGTGAACCTCCAGTTTGTTGTCTTGTGACTCAAGAACTGACAAGTGCAGACATGGCAAAGGGGTAAAACAAAAGTTtatcaaaaaagaaagtttaagtaGGAAGTAAAGCATAAAATCTCCCGGGAGCTGGGAGGTTCCCCTAGCCACCTAGTCACTTACATATAGGCCTTTTATACTCTTAGATATGTAAATGAAGTCTCAAGCCAAGGTGAATTGGATTGGTTACTCTGACATCAGTTTGTGGGAGGTTCCTGATAGGCTGGTGGGTTAGACAAAGGATTGCTTGAACTGTGTGAGCAGGGCTCCTGATAGATTGGTGAGGTAGATAAAGCATTGGATACTTGTCTGAGTAGGCCAGCTGACCTcagggcttttgaccttttggaagtCAGGGGGTTTTGTATGTTAGTTCCTAGACTCAGCTTTCTGGACCTATAAAATCTCCGTGCTCACTGGCTCTGTCAGACCTTAGATATCTGCTTATTCTTTTTGGGCCTCTAAACCCAACCAGTTGTCCACAAGATGGGGGCTACTGTACTCCAAACCCCTATAATTAGTAGGAAGGAGGTGAAGGTGACTGCTACTAATTCCATTAGGAGGAAGGAAATAGGGGTGCAAAGTCTCAGCTTAGAGAACAATAACCTATGTCAGTGTGGGGGATTTTTCTCTTGCATGAAGGAGGGTCCTAGAGCTAACCAGGGGCTGGTGTAACTTCCACAGGTCTACTCCTAGTGACTCCAGCTAGGCCCTACCCcctcataaaattttaaaaaccatccaaaatagtgccaccagctgtaGACCAAACACTGAAGACGGGAACCTGTGTGGGACATTTTAGATTTAAACCTCATCATTCTCCGTAGTACTCTCCCCAAGAGCCAAGTTTTCTTGAGGGGACTGTCGTTCCAGCTCCAGGAGCTCATATCCACCTTTTTAGCCCTGGTGGGTGTTGAGCTATTAGTCTGTCACATCAGGGGCACCTTCTAGAAATGCTTGAAACCCCGTTGATGTGACTGAAGCCATGGACTAAGGGTTCTGAGGGTGTGCATATGTACAAGAGGGAACCATCCAACACCTTGCTCAGGCTAGGGCCGGGTTCTGCTTCTTGGACTTGGCAAAAGAGACTGACTCTTTGAAAAGCCACAGAGCAAATCCTGCCTCTGGAGAAAAGAAACATTGGCTCCCAAGACAATTCCTGAAATCCTCTAGTCGGATGCCCTGCGGGAGGGAGTGGCAGAGTGCTGGTGCCCATGCCAGCCCTGGCCTCTCATTCCAGGGGCTCCTTTCCATTGGTAGAGACTGCATGTGAAGCAACAGCAGAGGCTAGACAAAGCCTTGGGAAGGAAAGGTGACCTTCACACAGATGGTGGCATTGGGGTGTGCTCTCAAGAAAGAGGCGCAGCtgtgtggggaaagagggaccGCGGACCTGCCATCCAGGCTTGAATGGGAAGGTTGTTGCCTAGATGGATTCGCAGAGACTTTTTTTCACTGGTGATGGAGAGCCCTGAGCTGTTTGGAGCACAGCATGTGGAATGAGGcccaatttaaataaattttctttattttcatggcAATCAGTTCTTAAAAAGGATCTATTTGGGCACCTGCTGCACACAAAGACTTGATGAAGCATAAACAGAACTGGAGGTAAATGTGGCCCCCAACAAGAATGGACACCGGTAACTCTCGACAAGCGGGGCATGAGGGAGGGTCTACACAGTCCTGTTCTCTGGGAGGTCCCTGCAGTGTCTGCATGCTTTGACCAAAGACAGGAGGAAACAGGGAAACGCTTTGCCCCAACAGGACCCATCCTGAAGTAGCCTTTGATTTGAAACACGAGGGAATTCCTGCAAGCGTGAGGTGGGGAACCAGCCCAGAGCCTGTCAGACTGGCTGGCTGAAGCCTCTGTCTCCTAGAAGAGAGGCAGGGTCAGCCAGTGGGGTCCCCCACAAACTGGGGCTCATATGGCCACGCTGTTGGGAATCCTGTCAGGGGACAAGTAGTAATAGGGgagccttttgtttttgttgcgcTCAGCGATTGTGCTGACTATAGCCTCCAGGTTCTTGCGGAATCGGTCCATGGCCTCCTTCACGGGCTTCTCGATGAAGTGCTCCTCGGGGTACATGCCCAGGAACAGCTGAGGGTGCACACACACGGAAGGAAAGACAGGTTCAGCTTGAGCGGGGCACAGAGATGGACAGGCCTTGTCCCACTCCTGGAGCCTCCctgtgggaggaagaggaagcattTCCTCACCTCCCATTGCCTCTACCCTCTGCCCCGTGCCGATATTGCTAAACACAATACACACAGAGGAATGCTACTACAGTCCTGTCATTGGAACACGTGGGTGAACTTGGAGGgcattatgttaaatgaaataagccacacATGGAAAGTCAAATGACGtatgtggagtataaaaaattccTCTCtccagctggaaagatggcttagtggttaaggcgcttgcctgcgaagtctaaggactcagtttcaaatcctcaagacccacataagccagatgcacatggtggcacatgcgtttggagttggtttgcagtggctggaggccctggtgtgcccattttctctccctgctcccctttgttatctgcctctttctcaaataaatacataaaatacctttttaaaaaaattcgtCTCTCATAGAAGTTACCAGAAGGTCAGGAAGAAACAACAGAGGAGGGAAAAGGGCCCGTGGGTTCAAAGTTAGGAggactggggggctggagagatggcttagcggttaagcgcttgcttgtgaagcctaaggaccccggtttgaggctcggttccccaggtcccacgttagccagatgcacaagggggcgcatgcgtctggagttcgtttgcagtggctggaggccctggcgtgtccattctctctccctctatctgtctttctatgtctgtcactctcaaataaataaaaaatgaacaaaaaaaaatttaaaaaaaaggtaggaggactgaagtCTAGTAGTGTAACCTATACTTCATAACCAGAAGATTCTGAATGTgctcataaagaaataattatgttGGAAACGATGGATACACCAAATCCCATCACTGATAATTACCCACTGTATACATGCGTCAGTATATCACACTGCATCAGCAACACGTAAATTATAATGTGTCaatcagaaaatgaaatttaaataatgCAAATGACACCTCCAACCCTTTTCCCTAAGGAAGACTCCGGGACTGGGCTTTAAACTGTAAATGTAACTGCCTCACTGCCAGGTGATATTAGCAAGGTCAAGTCAGGGCACAGGCGAACGTGGAGGTAGGGAGGGTCTCTGCTGTGGTGGTGGCGGCAGGATGCCCGACCTACACAGCCATCTTCCCCCTTGGCCTCCAGGCATTTAGGGGCTCTGGGGTGCTGAGGAGTGGAAAACAGGAAGCGGGGCTGCACTGTTGGGGTGGTGTGCTCATTTCCTTGCTCACACACATTTGCCgctaacaatttaaaaatgactgggtgagggctggagagatggcttagcggttaaggcacatagctacgaagcctaaggacccaagttcgattctccaggtcccatgtaagctagatgcacacggtggcacatgtgtctagagttcgtttgcagtggctggaggccctggcgcacccattcgcgTAATCTCTATCtcttgtctctccttctctccgtctctaataaataaataaataaaaataaatcttaaaaaagcaACTGGGTGATTAAATCAGAgttgcagggggggggggggcgccctAAAGGTGGTGATGTGATTTGGGCTTTAGTTTGCTTGAGAGTAAGGCTTGGCATTCTTTGGCCAAGGAATTTTCTCTACTAGTAACAGCTCCTTGTGTCATACTGAAACCTAGGGACCAACATCTTAGCAAGTGTGAAGTTGCCTGAACTGGGGTCCCCGGTTCGGAAGAGCAATACCAAAACGCTGCAGGGGGCTGTGACCACCAAGACAGCAGGTTGGAGCAGCTGCCAGTGTCTGGTGGGAACCGGGAAGCTTTTACTGTGGCGTTTCCAGAAAGGCAGCTCCATGGAAGAGCTTGCTCAAGAGCTGGAGGCAGGCATCCCTCACCACCCTCCGGGGACAGGAAGCAAGCAGAGCCCGTGTGCTCCCTATCATCCCTAGTCTGAGGTATCATCCCTAGTCTGAGGACCTGGGGGGCTCTTGCAAACCCCTTTGGCCCGCTTCACTCCTAGGGGTCGGGATTCCGGGTCGGCGGTGACCTTGTCCGAGCTGGAGTTACAAAACCCCCGGAGGTTGAGGGATGGAGTAAACCTGGGGTGCACCGCGCTGACCTCCCTTCTGATCTCACCTCGTTTTCCTGGAACTGGCTGAGCGCCCACACTGCACCTAGATGCCAGCACGAGCGGCCGCGGTCGGGCAGCGTGTCCACTATCTGCTCGATGGTCACCACGCCCTTAGCCGTGGGCGGCGGAGCCCGCATGGTCGGGGGGGCATTGGGGATCCAGGAGCACCAGTCATACTGCCGAGGGGACACGGCCAGCATGGGTACCCGCGAGGCCCAGGGCCCACCGCGCCCGCCCCGCACAGGTCTGACCGGAAGCCACGCCCGCATCTCTGATGTCCCCACCCCTTCACCTTGCTGTCCACCCCTCCTTTCCCCACTCTCCAGGCCCTCGCCTTCCAGAAGTTCCAGTCCCTTCCTCCCTGGATCTCACCCCCAAGCTCCCAACCCTCCTTCCTGGGTCCTGGCCAGAGACCTCAGGGATTCCTCGCAGGCCCCTGGCCAGGACGGTGGCAGCGGGAGGAGGAGAGGGGTCCAGGACACCTGCGTGAGTCCCCACCAGGGGACTGTCCCGCCCCAGCCTACCTGGCCGAAGTTCACAGCCGCGTGCTGGGCTGAGGCCGTGAAGATCACCACGGTCAGGTATTCGGACAGCTTCTCCCTGCTCTTGATGGACTTGGGGAAGCCTAGGATGGAGCCAAGGCCTGAACCCTGCCCAGTGAGGGACGCCCTGCCCGCCCCCCAGTCCTGGCCCCTCACCCAAGTGCTCCAAGAGCACCGTGGGCAAGACCCTCGGCGAGGTGAGTAGGTGGCCTCTCCTAGGGAGGTACGTGGACTGGTGGCTCCTGCCCCAGGGGCATATATGCCTGCACCAGCCAGCACCATGAGAGGTGTTGGCAGAGCCTAGGAGACAGCTGCCTACCTGAGGCCTTCCTGCCCCGCATGCCGTACACGTAAACGTCCTTCACGAAGTCCTGCAGCTCCTGGTCTTCCTCCACCACCTGGTCGCTCTCGTAGTAGATGCCCACCACCTCGGCTGTGAACCTGGCTCAGGAGGACCGGGGTAGTGGGGGCCGGGCAGGTGGACTCAGGGCTCCACTGGGTATCACCACCCTCCCTTAACACCCGACCTGGAGCCAGGCTGTCCCCCCCCACCATAAAGACCCTGCCCCCTTCCGCACCCCTTCCTGGTACTCACATCAGGATGGCCTCCCACACCAGCATCCCGTCATCACGGTAGAAATAGTAGGGGATATCTTTGGTGCTGTCCATTCCCCGGGCCTTGATGGCCTCCGGGAAGCACAGGGAGGCGTAGGTCAGCTCCTGAACAGCCTTCTGTACCATCTGCACGTGCCCTCCGCCTCCAGTGGCATTGGCCTGGgggaggacagaacctctgagctgcgACACTTCCCTCTCTGAATCCTTGAGAGTCTGGGAGGGCAGTGGGGTGGCTGGGCACAGAGGACCCGGCCTGTGTCCTATAAGGTGAGATGGGAGGACTGTTTACTCAGCAAAAAGCCAAGGTCCTGTCTCTTGAGGAGGTGACAGagagcagcccccccccccaccatccaaTTCAAGGGGCACTGCGCAGCTGCAGGAGGCTAAGCtcctgggcagggcagggcggTCAGGTAGCTGGGGAGAGGTCATAGGTTGGGAGGCCCTGTCCCCATTGTCTAGCTGGTTGCAGTCAGGAAGGCAGGGGTGTGGTAATACGGGAGGAATCACTAGCATcttggtatatgtgtgtgcctgtgggaTGAGTGGGCCGTAAATCTCTGGAGACTGGGAGAGAGGAGGGACCTAAGGGGGTGACAGGAAGgcaacaaaggaaggaagacctGGCACACTGAGAAAGGGGAGCTCTCTGTGGTTGGCAGAAGGGGCTGGAACCTGCCACCCTCACGTGGGAGGTGCGAGTGGAAGCCACAAGGCAGAGTTCTTCCAGGCTCCGAGGGATCAGGACCCACCTTGTCAAAGAGGCCGTACTCACAGATGAGCTGCTCACGGGCCTTGGTGTTGATGGCGATGGTGAACCTCACGTGGGCTACCAGCAGCTGGGTGGGAGAGAAGAAACATCAGCCCACGGGgtgggaaaaggaaggagagtggCCGACTCACTCGTCTCTTTCAAACTCTACTTCCCCGAGCCAGCCAGGCTCTGTGCCAGGCCCCAGCTCCTGTCCTTGCTAGGGGAACCAACAAGCGCCCAGCTTCCTCCCTTGACTCTGTTCCCACCTCTCCAGGGTTGCCTCCCTGCTGCCCACTTCCAGTCATGGTCCCCCTGCCAGAATGCCAGCTCCCCTCCCGAGAGCCCTCCCCCTGCCTTGGGGTACCACTGTGGACAGCTGTACCTTGAAAATGGGGTGCACTGCGGGCAGCTGGCGGTACATGGCAATACCAAACACCTCTGACACCAGGTGTGTGCGCAGAAGGTGGGTGATGGTCTGGTGGACGTGAAAATCACTGGACCGCACCCAGATTTTGGCCAAAAGCCAGTCATATTTTGCATCCGAAGGGAGAAAAATGGGGTTCTCTTCTCCTGGGGTTTGGTTGAGCTGACATGTTGGGGAAAGAAAACACAGTGCTGAGAGAACCTGCCCTCTCAGAAGATTCCAGAAGTATCCAAATGACTTCAACAATGATTTCCCAATCACGAAAAGACTATTCAGGGCCACGGAGggtcccagtgacacaccactTGCAACCTACAGGACCGCGTTGATTGACAGTCCTTGTGCACTCCAGGCTCCTGAGCTGTGATTTGGGTACAGTGATTGCTCATGAAGTTGGTAGGGAACCCCACAAAAGGCCCCATGCAGATATTGAAAGGAGTGAATGACCTCACCCCTCTCCTGTCTGgccctctggcccctcctcccATATCTCCTGTTGCAGCTTGGTGGCCTCTGGCCTTCTCTTGGCCCTGAATGCTGGTCTTCTGTAACATCTGCCCTGGTGCCTTCAGTGGGCTTCTCGCTGTGGGGGCCTCCTGCTGCCAAATCTCCCAGATTAGGGTTTGTAGATGAACGTTGACCTTCCTGagctccagcccccaaaccagacacacacacacacacacacacacacacacacacacacagagagagagagagagagagagagagagagagagagagaagagagagcaagcTCAGGCCCAGCTTGCCTCTGCCTTTCCAGCTCCATTCTACACTGGGGCCAAGTGATTTCTCTGTAAAATGCAAAGTGTGTGTTAATCCATtcttgaaaaaagtcaactcagtGCCAGAAAATAAGGTCCTAAATTCCTTagtgattttctgttttgttttgttttgttttgttttaaagcagagtctcactctagccctggaaatcactctgcagcccaggctggcctcgaactcacagtgattctcctacctcatttCGCTGATGCTGGgctttaaagatgtgtgctaccacgcccttAGTATTTTGCCTGTTGTGTTTTGTCTCTTCCACCAGGTAAGGACATGGACAGCAGCTACGTggctaactgtgtgtgtgtgtgtgagcatgcttgTACACTACCACGGGTCAAACTTAAGAACTcacccatgctaggcaagtgctataacacTGAGCCACGCTCCCAGTCCTCAGACATTGATTTTTTTACCAAGTTCCACTTTAGCAGTGAGACCTACTTGGAGCCATATGTCAGGGAGGCTTTGGGCCGTGGCATTTCCAAGGAGCTGGGGGAACTCTGtgccagatgcaggtgccacagCCAGGAGCAGCTGGCAAGGGGTTTGGCTGGCCTTTCGGTGCTTGGAGAGACCCATGTGACTCCAGCtgtctcctctctgcttcttgattgtGGACACAAGTGACCAGCGGCTTGGTGCTTCCGCTGCCATGTCCTTCCTTCCTCGATGGACGGTGCCTCCTCAAACAGTGCTAGGACGAGCCTCTCCTTTGAACTGCTTGTCAGGCACagtgtcacagcaatgaaaaaggcGACTAATACAGGTGTCTTTCTTATCTATAGCTCCCCTCAAAATAGCATTGTACAATATAATGCAAACCACACATGAAATTCAACATTTTAGGGaagctacattttatttatttttgttttacttctattctttctttccttccttacttctttctttctttcttccctccctccctccccttccttccttccttccttccttccttccttccttccttccttccttccttccttccttccttccttccctccctccctccctccctctctccctccctccttccctccctccctccctccctccctccctctctccttccttttcttcctttccttccttctttctttcttgttaggAAGCTGCActataaaacataaaagaaaacagcGAAATTTAGGTGAATGATATAATTTCACTTTGCCCACAGTATGCAAGATATTATCAACATGACATGGATCTAAAACTACTGCATGACACCTTTCACTCATTCTAAGTCTTTGCATTCTGTCATTTACTTCACATTTTACAGCAGGCCTCGGTCTGGACTGGCTGAGTCTCAGGAACTCCAGGGCCCTGACGTGCTGATAAGCCTGAGCCACTGTTTCCCAGGTAGGGAGAAAAACAGCTTTACTGATGAAAACAAGGGAGGAGTAGGGAGAGCAGCAGGTGACCTTGACAATCTTCTTGTTGAATGCTCCTGATTGGGACGTGTCTATTTTTAACTATCAGAGAATCTCAGATGAAATTTGAATGATCAAGTCTACTTGACACATTTAGAGGGCCTGAGAGCTCTATGCCAGTGTTCTCATGGACCAGTGGTcttgcctctttttttgttggggggagggcaaaggaggggtTCGCAgtggaatctcactctagcttagcccaggctgacctagaattcactatgtagtttcaagctggcctcaaactcatggtaatcctcctgcttctgcctcccaagtgcaggggttataggcatgtgcctgcCATCACGCCTCTTTTAAATAGGCTCAGAGTTCAGGGTCTCCGGGGCCCCCACTCATTTGCATGAGCTGCCCGGCCCTCACATCTGCTGCTGTGTCCTGAGTCCTAGAGTGCCTGGAACAGCTCGGGCACCTTGGCACACAGTCCCGACGCATTCCTTCACATGCGTTGGACTTTACCCATAGGTTCATTAATCCTCACCATGACCTGGCCAAGAGGGCGTTCCTGGATGTTTCCATTTTGGAAATGGAGGAAGTGAGGCACCTAGTGGTTAAGCGGCTCCCCAGGTCACACAGGAAAAAGCAGAGCCCAGGGGGGTCACTTGGTGCTCCGTCCACTGTATCCCTACCATGGGACCTACTTGGTCTGACCGCGCCACggactttttcagtttttcacctCACCTTGTGCCTTGACCTCCCAAGCTTCCTCCACAGCCTCCAGGTCCTAGCCTGCAGGACTCCAGAAGATATTCTGGACAACTTattgacattattttattttatttttaaaattttattttatttttttaaattcaattttattttattattttattttattttttgaggtagggtctcactctagtccaggctgacctggaattcactctgtagtctcagggtggcctcgaactcaaggtgatcctcctacctctgcctcccgagtgctgggaaaaggcgtgagccaccacgcctggcttgcattattttaagtatatatatatatttggggggggggagtaaggAAGTAGCTTTTCATTTCTGGTTAGAAGATGCTCACTAGTCAAAATAACTCACAGTCATTCCAGAAGAGCTCAAGATGACTGAGCATCACCTCATAGCAGTGGTCTGACTGCCACCTTCTGGGGAGTCTGCTTCCATAGGTCTTTGCGTATGTGCATATTTGCTGTCTAGCTGAATCCGATTATAAGCAACTTCTGCCACTTTTTAGTGTTCATTTGCCTCCCACTGGGCCCTTGTAGCCAATCTGGTGACCGTGTGTCTGTTCTGTGTCTCACCACGTCCACACATCTGTCCCTGTACAGTGTGAggtctctttccttcattttacaTAAATGAGGTCACGTCATCTAGACCCATGTCTTGTTTCTCTAGCTTGGTAAGCCTCGTAGTAACCATTCCAAGTCTGGTGGTTTGGCATGGGGGGAGGGTTACCTTCTCTGAACTCTCACTAGCTTCAGGCTGTCTGCAGCATAGCACCCCAACAACACTACTGGGCTCCTCCTACATGCAGCCCCATTGTTCTCAGAAAGGCTCATTCTGCTCCTGCAGTCTTGGCCTGGAACCTTCCAGTCCTTTCACGGagcctggccatttttttttttaaatttttatttatttatttgagagcgacagacacagagagaaagacagagagagggagagagagagaatgggcgcgccagggcttccagcctctgcaaacaaactccagacgcgtgcgcccccttgtgcatctggctaacgtgggacctggggaactgagcctcgaaccggggtccataggcttcacaggcgagcacttaaccgctaagccatctctccagcccgagcctggCCATTTTTATTCCTGGCTTGGAGAACACAGGGTCTTCCCACGGCCCAACCTGAAATTTAGATCTCAGTTCTTCAGCCTGGTCTTTGTTTTGAGCGGGAGTAGcgtttactgattccagagcttgagTATCTTGGGTATCTGCTCCCCTGAAATGTTGGGTGACAAGTACATGGGGTCACACCGGCTGTTTACATGaaatctggagattcaaactgtgGTGGCCCTTATGCTTGTAAGGgggtgcacttaaccactgaaccatctctccagcccacttttactTTTGCCTTGaatttgccatcctcctgcctcagtctcccaagttctggtttGAACTCAAGTTCCCCCAAAGCAGCTGCCTTTACTTCAAACAAGGCGATTGACTGATAACTTCAGTGATTTTATGGAGGTGGAAAGTTGCAGATTCAGAGCTAAGTTATCTTAGGCTCTTTTTAGTCCCTTTAACAGCCCATTATTTCCCACCTCTGTGTTTGATATAACATCCTGTTGCTATCAAGTGAAACATTTTGAATGCATTAACAGACCACTAGCTTCTATCAACCCAAAGGCTAAGAGGGTGTCATCTGGGGCCTAGAGCAGAGATTTCCTTGCTTTGCTGTACCCCGCTGTGggagtttgaatgcatgtcccccaaaGACCCAGGTGCTTTATTAAAATCGAGTTTACAGCTTCACCCCCTCACATGCTGGGCGGCGGTGGTGGTGGGGACGCATGTCCCTGGAGCCTGATGTGATTCCCAGCCTCAAGGTATGCAGAGAACAGTCTGCCTGGGCACCTGCTGCTTCCTGCAGTTCCttgctgtgtttttaaaaaatattttaatttatttatttgtaaacagagagagcaatagaggacagacaagagagaatgagcatgccagggcttctagctcctgcaagtgaactccagatacatgtaccgctttgtgcatctggctttatgtggggactgggtgACCAAATGCgatttgttaggcttttcaggtaagcgccttaaacTGCTACGTCACTTCTCTAGCCTTGCCTTGCTGTTTTGCTgcccatttatttgtttttgctcaTGGTGCTGGCTGGCTGCTGCTGGTTTTCTCTCTTCTTaggtctgtgaaagggggccagcctcttctgccattatggagcttcccctggatctgtgagcttccaTAAATCTCTTCCTACCATAAACTATgactggtttggatgttcatcccagccacgtggagctgactacaacactcaCCTACCTGAAGTCtctaccaatgtatttgaaaagtatcttcagggctggagagatggcttagtgaagcctaaggacccatgttcaactcttcaggtcccatataagccagctgcacaaagtgatgcaagtgtgtaaggtcgcatcagcacacacatctggaggtctattgcagtggctggagaccttggtgcgccaacacact is from Jaculus jaculus isolate mJacJac1 chromosome 18, mJacJac1.mat.Y.cur, whole genome shotgun sequence and encodes:
- the Alox5 gene encoding polyunsaturated fatty acid 5-lipoxygenase, which translates into the protein MPSYTVTVATGSQWFAGTDDYIYLSLVGSAGCSEKHLLDKAFYNDFERGAVDSYDVTVDEDLGEIQLVKIEKRKYWLHDDWYLKYITLKTPRGDYVEFPCYRWITGEGEIVLRDGRAKLARDDQIHILKQHRRKELETRQKQYRWMEWNPGFPLSIDAKYHKDLPRDIQFDSEKGVDFVLNYSKAMENLFINRFMHMFQSSWHDFADFEKIFVKISNTISERVMKHWQEDFMFGYQFLNGCNPVLIQRCTELPKKLPVTTEMVECSLERQLTLEEEVQQGNIFIVDYVLLEGIDANKTDPCTHQFLAAPICLLYKNLANKIVPIAIQLNQTPGEENPIFLPSDAKYDWLLAKIWVRSSDFHVHQTITHLLRTHLVSEVFGIAMYRQLPAVHPIFKLLVAHVRFTIAINTKAREQLICEYGLFDKANATGGGGHVQMVQKAVQELTYASLCFPEAIKARGMDSTKDIPYYFYRDDGMLVWEAILMFTAEVVGIYYESDQVVEEDQELQDFVKDVYVYGMRGRKASGFPKSIKSREKLSEYLTVVIFTASAQHAAVNFGQYDWCSWIPNAPPTMRAPPPTAKGVVTIEQIVDTLPDRGRSCWHLGAVWALSQFQENELFLGMYPEEHFIEKPVKEAMDRFRKNLEAIVSTIAERNKNKRLPYYYLSPDRIPNSVAI